A region from the Dehalococcoidia bacterium genome encodes:
- the tsaA gene encoding tRNA (N6-threonylcarbamoyladenosine(37)-N6)-methyltransferase TrmO has translation MLDWLRRLLEPQPEEPGALPEVTLQPVGVVRNRVSRPMAEGWEAVESRIVLRPELAPALLGLDLYSHIYVLFWLHLIPDELRGSRLQLHPRDREDLPLQGLFATRSQLRPNPLGLSVVRLLSVRDNVLRVVGLDAIDGTPVLDLKPYIPYYDAVPNASVPGWVGSLRR, from the coding sequence CTGGCTCAGGAGGTTGCTGGAGCCGCAGCCTGAGGAGCCAGGGGCATTGCCTGAGGTGACCCTGCAGCCCGTCGGGGTAGTCCGCAACCGCGTGTCGCGGCCCATGGCCGAGGGGTGGGAGGCGGTGGAGTCGCGCATCGTGCTCCGACCCGAACTGGCACCGGCCCTGTTGGGGCTGGACCTCTACTCCCATATCTATGTCCTCTTCTGGCTGCACCTGATCCCCGACGAGTTGCGCGGCTCCCGTCTCCAGCTCCATCCCCGTGACCGAGAGGACCTGCCCCTGCAGGGCCTCTTCGCCACCCGGAGCCAGCTCCGCCCCAACCCGCTGGGCCTGTCGGTGGTGCGCCTCCTTTCGGTGCGGGACAACGTGCTGCGGGTGGTGGGACTGGACGCCATCGACGGGACGCCGGTGTTGGACCTGAAGCCCTACATCCCCTACTACGACGCCGTCCCCAACGCCTCCGTGCCCGGCTGGGTGGGCTCGCTCCGCCGCTAG